Below is a window of bacterium DNA.
CAACATACCTGTAGCCATAGACACCTCTTCCCCGATAACTCAAGAACCAATTGACCCAAAGATGACTGTTCTTAAAGAAAAAGAGGCATACCTTAAGATGGAAAAGGAACTTATTGAAAAGTATCAAGGGAAATTTGTTGCGCTCTTAAATGGCGAAGTGGTTGGAGTTGGTGAAGATGAGATAGAATTGGCGATGAGGATTTATAAAGAAAAGGGGTATGTGCCAATGTATATAGGTCAAGTTGGTGTTAAGGAACAGGTTTTTCGAGTTCCCTCGCCAAGGATTAAGAAAGAGGTAGTATGATGGAATACAAGTATGCTCCTGATTTTTATCCACCTGCTCCAGTTTTAGATGTAGAGGTCACTGATCCTCTTCAAACAAAGAAGAATCAAAGGATAAAATGTCAACTGGATACAGGAGCAGATATAACCGTCATCCCAAATAAAACCATCTCTTCATTAAGAATT
It encodes the following:
- a CDS encoding DUF5678 domain-containing protein, with protein sequence MDLLRPEIKEILSMLEERGRIKEVVRDHPGINVNIFNIPVAIDTSSPITQEPIDPKMTVLKEKEAYLKMEKELIEKYQGKFVALLNGEVVGVGEDEIELAMRIYKEKGYVPMYIGQVGVKEQVFRVPSPRIKKEVV